A genomic window from Deltaproteobacteria bacterium includes:
- a CDS encoding LLM class F420-dependent oxidoreductase yields MDFGVVMFATDYAMAPAELARAAEERGFESLWFPEHTHIPASRRSPWPGGAELPKEYWHTYDLFISLAMAAAVTKTIKIASGVCLVIERDVITLAKEIASLDTLSGGRVLFGIGGGWNAEEMANHGTDFSTRWRRLRESVEAMKAIWSQDAPEYHGELVDFDPLWSWPKPVQKPHPPIYLGGHGEKALRRVVRYCDGWMPIPGRAGDLKKEIAQLHALAKAGGRNPRSLTVSLYGVPPDAELIRSYRAAGANRVIFAMPSAPASKVLPQLDRCAEVMRTVVAAGL; encoded by the coding sequence ATGGATTTCGGCGTGGTGATGTTCGCAACCGACTATGCGATGGCGCCGGCGGAGTTGGCACGCGCGGCCGAGGAGCGCGGCTTCGAGTCGCTGTGGTTTCCCGAGCACACGCATATACCCGCCAGCCGGCGCAGCCCGTGGCCGGGTGGTGCCGAGCTGCCCAAGGAATACTGGCACACTTACGATCTGTTCATCTCCCTGGCGATGGCCGCGGCGGTGACCAAGACGATCAAGATCGCCAGTGGCGTCTGTCTGGTGATCGAACGCGACGTCATCACGCTCGCCAAGGAGATCGCTAGCCTCGACACCCTCTCGGGTGGGCGCGTGCTGTTCGGCATCGGCGGCGGCTGGAATGCCGAAGAAATGGCAAACCACGGCACCGACTTCTCGACCCGCTGGCGGCGGCTGCGCGAGTCGGTCGAGGCCATGAAGGCGATCTGGTCGCAGGACGCACCCGAGTACCATGGCGAGCTGGTCGACTTCGATCCGCTGTGGTCGTGGCCGAAGCCGGTGCAGAAGCCGCATCCGCCGATCTACCTGGGCGGCCATGGCGAAAAGGCGCTGCGGCGCGTGGTGCGATACTGTGACGGCTGGATGCCGATTCCCGGCCGTGCCGGTGATCTGAAAAAGGAGATCGCCCAACTGCACGCGCTCGCTAAAGCGGGTGGGCGCAACCCGCGCTCACTGACGGTGTCGCTATATGGTGTGCCGCCCGATGCCGAGCTGATCCGCTCCTATCGCGCCGCCGGCGCCAATCGGGTCATCTTCGCGATGCCCTCCGCCCCAGCCAGCAAGGTGCTGCCGCAGCTCGACCGCTGCGCCGAGGTGATGCGAACGGTTGTAGCCGCAGGACTTTAG